The Vitis riparia cultivar Riparia Gloire de Montpellier isolate 1030 chromosome 3, EGFV_Vit.rip_1.0, whole genome shotgun sequence genome segment AGCGATCGGTGCGGGAGCTACAGTCTGAGTGCGGATGTCAGCGAGTCGGAGAGTTGTAGTAGTTTCTCGTGTCGGCGGTACGATGGTGAGGGTGCTTCGAGCTCCATGACGTCTTCGCCGCTGGCTTGCCGGCCGGTGGTAGGGAATTCAAGTTTTCCTGTGGGGCCGCCGCTGATGCTGCCGGTGATTGGGGGGAGAGATGTGGTGGTTTGGGGGGAGAAGCCGGAGAAGCGTGAGACGGATTTGTCAggtagttttttgtttttttaattttgtggaGTTTTCTACTGAAACTGGTGCATTTTATGTGTCTTTGGCCGTTGAGAAAACGAAGGATACGGAAAATTTGGTTCCGAAAGAAGAAGTCAAGTCAACTAGGTCGTTTGCAATTACTTGAGCTTAGAATTTAgtttgcttttctttctttttttttttttttgggaaccacAATGGAGGCGTAGTATGGTAGAGATCTTGGTGGGTTTCATTTGAGGATTGGTACGTTTTCATATACATTTGTGCTCATAATTTTTGTAGAAGCTGAGATGATGAAGGAGAGATTTGCTAAGCTTCTACTTGGGGAAGATATGTCTGGAGGAGGGAAAGGGGTTTGTACTGCCCTTGCCATCTCAAACGCCATCACAAATCTCTCTGGTTAGTTTGCAGTCTCTTTCTGTTACTTATCCTGTGTATGGTTcctgagaaaatggaggaaaaggaaagaactAGATGTTTTCAGTGTTTTATTTCCtgtatttttttggtttcttaacAAAAGCTCAGCTGAAGTGCTCAGCATTTGCCAAATAGTGCATTAGGCTTAGTTTAATGGagtttttttgttctatttccaattttcttttccttccttttcttgTCTACTATGTGAGTTTCTCTCTTAACTTAATCTGGGTTGAAATTTTAGCTACTGTGTTTGGAGAACTATGGAGGTTGGAGCCATTGGCACCACAGAAGAAGGCAATGTGGTGCAGGGAGATGGAATGGCTGTTATGTGTGAGTGATTCAATAGTTGAGCTTGTACCTTCTATACAACAATTCCCAGGTGGGGGGACATATGAAGTCATGGCTACACGGCCTCGATCGGATTTATACATGAATCTTCCTGCCCTTAAGAAGCTTGATGCCATGTTGCTTAGCATGCTTGATGGGTTTTGTGAAACGGAGTTCTGGTATGTTGATCGGGGAATAATTGTGGCTGAGGCTGACAATCATGACGCATACCCATTGTCTGCTTCTAGCGGGAGGCCCTCAATTAGGCAGGAAGAGAAATGGTGGCTACCCTGCCCAAAAGTTCCCCCAAATGGGTTGTCTGAGGATGCAAGGAAGAGGCTGCAGCAATGCAGGGACTGTACGAACCAGATACTGAAGGCAGCCATGGCGATTAATAGCAGTGTGCTTGCTGAAATGGAGATACCCACTGCCTACTTGGAGACCTTGCCTAAGGTATGAGTTTGTTCTGTTGgatcttttaaattttgtattaaacATCCGATCATTGGTTTTGTTGGGTTTTGATATGAACCCGATCATCTCACTAACTTAACAAGGCATATCAGTATGTGGTTGGCACTCATAGTGGGGAATCTTAAGTGTGGTATATAGGGTATAGACTGATTTGGTTAGATGCACATATATTTCTTCTGAATGGAGCATCTAATTTTTGAGACATTGTTTTTCTGTTTGAAGCATGTTTTTCAATTCATAATTTTCATGATAGGTTAATCCAACATACTTCTTTGGAGATCTAATTTGATGTAGCTTTCCCCTATTGTTGTTTCTCCACTGTTCTCTCTCCTTAGGATGCATTCTGTTGTGGCATGTTCTCAGAAACTCTAGCTGTTGATGAAAAAACTAAGCATTCTGATTTTTTATGGCATCAACCGTGATGATTTGGTGCCAATCCATGTCCAATGTATATGGGTAATTACAGATTTATAGATACAGTTCTGCCtctcacaaaaataaaaaaagaaaggaagaaagaaaaagaaatttgtgATGCTAGGCAATTTATGTTGCTTTGTCATGTGCTGGAATTGGAATGGTAAACTTGTCTGCCCTTTTATTTATATAGATTGTACTTCTGTAAGGAAAAAGAGCTCTTTCATAAATGCTTTTACTATAAAGTAGATGTACACTAAAGGACTAATTAAGGGTACACCGATAGCTAATAAGTAGTGATAGATGGATAagtttgtggctagttttagatCTCAACTCAATTGAATGAAGCCTTAAATACCAACTACTTGGTGTCAGGTATAcaagtcatttttttcttattcagctCTAACAAATGTTCTCGACTTATTTTCTTGATGCCTACTAAACTATATGTTTTATGCTTGCTGTTTACCTACTGCAACCCTCCTTTGACTTGTGGCCAGCTGCTTGAAAATAATAGATGATGAACGTGAGACATGACCCGTGTATTAAGTTCTATATTATGGATGGTGGGCCTTGGCTAGACATGCCTTTGCTTGTATCTAGCTTTAAAAGATTATTTCTTTcccatctcattttttttttcatttatctaatcaaacatttattgttttctattttcatgtttaattgtttgtttcaatttttattaatttcctgTGGAGGgtatttatttgaattagatTTCCCATAGGGAGCATTAGAATAATGACATTTCTTTTACCGTGGCACTAAGTAGatttggaataaataaaaagtattctCAAATATTGTTTAATGTTTTGAACAACATTATAATCATGAAGAGTATACAGAATGCatcttgtttttcaatttcagtTTTATTTGGTAGCTATTCATTGCTCAATTGCCATTACAGAATGGGAAAGCATGTCTGGGTGATATCATCTATCGCTACATCACTGCTGAACAGTTCTCCCCAGAATGTCTCCTTGATTGCCTGGACCTATCATCAGAACATCATACTTTGGAAATAGCCAACAGGATTGAGGCGGCAGTGCATGTTTGGAAACAGAAAGACTggaaaaaacaaccaaaacacTTGAAAGCTAAGCGTTCAACATGGGGAGGCAAGGTCAAGGGCCTTGTTGCTGACACAGAAAAGAATCAATTTCTGGCCATACGAGCTGAGACCCTTCTACACAGTCTGAGGCTTCGTTTCCCTGGCCTTCCCCAGACTGCTTTAGACATGAACAAGATTCAGTACAATAAGGTATTTTTCCCCATCTTCTACTCTGTATCTAATGAATCAGATTGTTGGTTGTCTGGTctgaaatgattttaaatttcttttcatttttcttagatGCTCATAGTATAGCCTTTCTTTTAACAACCATAAATGTCTTCACTTTGCAAACAGTGGTGAGGAAAATATATGTACTCCTTGGATTTTTACAGGAATTGAAATATGATCTAATCTATAAATCTATTATAGCTATCaacaaagtcctatctaatGCTCCCTTaaaggagaaagagaaggaatacccttttttggtgttttaattttgattcagtCTCCTTTAAGTATGAAGTGAAAGACAGTTCCCACCTCTTCCATGCCCTGTGACATACGGCAGAGGGTTTGGTGCCCATTATTATTAGTTCCATTGGAGAGGAATTAAGCCTCTTGAGAATAAGTTGTTTCGACATAGATGAAAGATGATAACCAGCTCATTTACTTATCTGCATTGTTGCAGGATGTAGGGCAGTCAATTCTAGAAAGTTATTCAAGGGTAATGGAGAGCTTAGCTTTCAACATAATGGCAAGGATAGATGATGTTCTTTATGTAGATGATGCAGTAAAGCGATGTGCAGCAGCAGAATCAATGGCCCTTTTCAGCAGGGGAGGTTTGGGTGGTCTTCCTATCCAGAAACGGATGTCCCCTAGCCCTTTCTCAATCCAACATTCCCCTTTTGCCTCTCCATTTGCTACTCCAACCTTCTGCTCTTCCACACCTCTGACTGGAAGCCCAGGCAGGACACCCCCCTCAAGAAATAAGATGAGCTCCAAGGGGGCACCAGAGCTGAAGCTGGAAAAACCAATCCCAGCACCAGAGATGAAGCTGGAAAAACCAATCCCAGCTGATTTCGAGAAGATGTGGTCATATACTGGGAACCTTAGTGCCAGAAAAGTTTCTGGAGACGCTCCAGAACGTGATTGAGTACAAGCTAATCCATGAAACTACCAAAGAAAAAGCTCGGAGAGGCCTGTGGCCATGGGTAGAGGTTGGTGGTTCTGATTTTGTATATTCTTTAGCAATAGAAATCAGGCTTTAGAGTTTTGATAGTCTCTGTATCAGATGCTAGATGAAGAGAGTTATGCTTTCCTTAATACTCTGTTGTTCATAAAAAATCATTCCCTAGTGTCTCCTTTCAAAATTGGCCAATCTAGTGCCCTAGCTGGATGTAATGTATCAATGCTATCTACCACGACtattcaaattattcaaaaaagtTTCACTTCTCCAGTTCCATGGATTTGGGAAGAAGATGCACACTACCTTACAGATAACCTTTGAGTTTTGCTGGGTTTTGTTGATTCCTCAGCTCACCCATCCTCTAGCTCTATAGGAGGAATCTGAAATCTTCACTCATTGGTCTCATTCACTACTACTAGCAACAGTCAAGAGCATCAATTGAAAATCTTCACCAAACTCATCAACTAATAAAACAATATGCATGATTAAACCAGctcatctactaataaaacaagAGCACCATGACCGGGATCGTGACCCTCTGCTGCTATCAGGATTTTCATCCTAGCCAAACACCGGTTCCATCAAGTAAGCTTCTGTATTACAAACTAGATTTCTTTAGAGTTAGGGCTTCATTCTGTCACCAGATCAATAAACCCAAGAAGGTACATACAAATTGTCTCCCGAGTACAACAAATGTTCAACAGTTACAAGTTACAAAGAAACTAAAATTCCATATCCTAGTACATAACAGTTCTTGAGGGCATATTGGATTGTTAGTCAGGAAAACAGGGAAAAATAGTTCACAGGGATgcatcttcaaattgatttcAGGTCTGTTGCATTCAGGGATTCAGCATGTCGCATGTCCTGAAACATTGATTATGACAAGAAGACTGTCAATCATAAAAGAACTggctataaaataaatatgccAATGTGCAATGAAATTAACACAAAATTCAACAGTTGATCCTGAACTACTTTTTTGCTACTAATTTGATATGGGTTATGCTTTGGAGGACAAACAGTCAGAAATTGGTGATATGGGTAACTTGAGAGTAAATTTGATGCTGGATCCTCTCATCACTGGAACCCATTTATGATGTTAAGAAATTTTAATGTTCTTGTTGGAAGAAGGAAAATAATCCTAACTTCTATCATTCGGTTTCTAATAGATCGAAACCACTTCTACTTTACTTTTTACACTGTCTGCTTAAGAAAAATACTGATAAAACTGGCAAACTGATcaatgcaaaattaaattaactacACAAAGTTCAACTGCAGTTCTCCAACTTCAGATTGGTTGCCAACTTTTAAGGAGCAGGATATATCAGGCCTATCAGCACAACCAGCAATCGGATCTAGTGAATACAATTCCCAACTAACCATTATAATTAACAAGACAAATAGCATCATGTAATGAAGAAGAAAGACCTAAACACAATAGGATTAGAACTATCTGGTTAGTCATCGGTTCATCACAATAGGATTACAACTAGGTAGGTATTAGAGCTGCTGCCTTGTTCAGAAGGAGAACTCATAAAAAAACCCTTTAATTCACCCAAAACCATGTCAATAATCCAATGGTCTAATACCCTTGTTGGTCTGCAGTTCCTGTTTCTTGCCAACATGACTGGTAGCAACTAGTACTTAAGGCTTTTAAGTTTTGAGGCaccctttcaaaatttttagtctTTTACCATTTG includes the following:
- the LOC117909612 gene encoding rop guanine nucleotide exchange factor 1; this encodes MGSVSSEEGVDDQSDRCGSYSLSADVSESESCSSFSCRRYDGEGASSSMTSSPLACRPVVGNSSFPVGPPLMLPVIGGRDVVVWGEKPEKRETDLSEAEMMKERFAKLLLGEDMSGGGKGVCTALAISNAITNLSATVFGELWRLEPLAPQKKAMWCREMEWLLCVSDSIVELVPSIQQFPGGGTYEVMATRPRSDLYMNLPALKKLDAMLLSMLDGFCETEFWYVDRGIIVAEADNHDAYPLSASSGRPSIRQEEKWWLPCPKVPPNGLSEDARKRLQQCRDCTNQILKAAMAINSSVLAEMEIPTAYLETLPKNGKACLGDIIYRYITAEQFSPECLLDCLDLSSEHHTLEIANRIEAAVHVWKQKDWKKQPKHLKAKRSTWGGKVKGLVADTEKNQFLAIRAETLLHSLRLRFPGLPQTALDMNKIQYNKDVGQSILESYSRVMESLAFNIMARIDDVLYVDDAVKRCAAAESMALFSRGGLGGLPIQKRMSPSPFSIQHSPFASPFATPTFCSSTPLTGSPGRTPPSRNKMSSKGAPELKLEKPIPAPEMKLEKPIPADFEKMWSYTGNLSARKVSGDAPERD